A DNA window from Solanum lycopersicum chromosome 3, SLM_r2.1 contains the following coding sequences:
- the LOC101250663 gene encoding uncharacterized protein yields the protein MECNKDEAFRAKKIAERKFEQKDYAGAKKFALKAQVLYPGLDDLTQMLTTFDVYISAENKVSGEVDWYGVLGVSPSSDDETVKKQYRKLALVLHPDKNKSIGAEGAFQLLSEAWSLLSDKSKRLAYNQRRSSKGPQQKQQKVPVPSGGPSAPPRNGFHNFTSRTSGSKTQKNASRMPSSSVNASSNQRSDTFWTICHRCKMHYEYLKIYLNHTLLCPNCHEAFMATETSPPFNHSKPSNSTSQWQQNLRNHAPNGNQFPIGRNASAGKTAGSAAAHSNTAKYSNFQQDPFSRMGGVGSSDPSIAAKAANVVQQAHERMKRERDDSQTRQTVFKQRRLDEDGMRFASNAPHYAERTYGFSSSKFISTRELTPLENRNMLMGKARKEILKKLNEWRLQPQDAQKHKVKERKKEKQRTANVLGHNVNGNVESSAMKGVKKAVNASANDAHQEDPVQETMNVPDPDFHNFDQDRSESCFEDNEVWASYDADDGMPRFYALINKVISREPFKVRLSWLNSKTNTEFGPMEWVASGFYKTSGEFRIGRYETGKSVNSFSHKVRWSKGPRGTVLIYPQKGDVWALFRNWSADWNQNTPDDVIHKYDMVLVLDDYNEEQGISVAPLIKVAGFKTVFRPDLNPEKMIRITREEMFRFSHQVPSHLLTGEEGQNAPKGCQELDPAATPLELLQTVTETNEVPAMQNDKEANGGSSQKVQETKTSEAADHTLKSREGGMVESEGAP from the coding sequence ATGGAGTGTAATAAAGATGAAGCCTTCAGAGCAAAAAAAATTGCAGAGCGGAAGTTTGAACAGAAGGATTATGCTGGTGCAAAGAAATTTGCCTTGAAAGCTCAGGTTTTGTATCCAGGGCTTGACGATTTAACCCAGATGTTAACAACATTTGATGTTTACATCTCTGCCGAAAACAAAGTAAGTGGGGAAGTGGATTGGTATGGGGTACTTGGTGTGAGCCCGTCAAGTGATGATGAAACGGTAAAGAAACAGTACAGGAAGCTAGCTCTTGTCCTCCACcctgataaaaataaatctatTGGTGCTGAAGGTGCATTTCAACTTCTCTCTGAGGCCTGGAGCTTGTTATCTGATAAATCCAAGAGGTTGGCATATAACCAGAGAAGGAGTTCAAAAGGTCCCCAGCAGAAACAACAGAAAGTTCCAGTGCCCTCAGGTGGTCCATCAGCACCTCCACGAAATGGATTTCATAATTTTACTAGTAGAACTTCAGGTTCAAAGACTCAGAAAAATGCTTCTCGGATGCCCTCTTCATCAGTCAATGCTTCATCCAATCAAAGAAGTGATACTTTCTGGACCATTTGCCACCGTTGCAAGATGCATTACGAGTATTTGAAGATATATCTCAACCACACTCTTCTTTGCCCCAACTGTCATGAAGCTTTTATGGCTACAGAAACATCCCCACCGTTCAATCATTCAAAACCATCCAATTCTACTAGTCAGTGGCAGCAGAATCTAAGGAATCATGCACCTAATGGAAATCAGTTCCCTATAGGAAGAAATGCTAGTGCTGGTAAAACAGCAGGATCAGCAGCAGCACATTCTAATACTGCGAAATACTCAAATTTTCAGCAGGATCCATTTTCCAGAATGGGTGGTGTTGGTAGCTCCGATCCTTCCATTGCAGCAAAAGCAGCAAATGTTGTCCAGCAGGCACATGAGAGAATGAAAAGAGAACGCGATGATTCACAGACTAGACAGACAGTTTTTAAACAGAGAAGGCTCGATGAGGATGGAATGCGTTTTGCATCCAATGCGCCGCACTATGCAGAAAGGACTTATGGTTTTTCTTCTAGCAAGTTTATTAGTACCAGGGAGCTGACACCACTTGAAAATCGGAACATGCTGATGGGGAAAGCTCGGAAAGAGATACTTAAGAAGTTGAATGAATGGAGATTGCAGCCGCAAGATGCACAAAAACACAAGGTAAAAGAGcgcaaaaaagaaaaacagaggACTGCTAATGTTCTTGGTCATAATGTAAACGGGAATGTAGAGTCATCAGCTATGAAGGGAGTAAAGAAAGCTGTCAATGCTTCAGCTAATGATGCACATCAAGAGGATCCAGTGCAAGAAACAATGAATGTACCAGATCCTGATTTTCACAATTTCGATCAGGATAGGAGCGAAAGTTGTTTTGAAGACAATGAAGTCTGGGCTTCATATGATgctgatgatggcatgccccgttTCTATGCTCTGATTAACAAAGTCATCTCAAGGGAACCATTTAAAGTGAGGCTCAGTTGGCTTAATTCAAAAACGAACACTGAATTTGGTCCAATGGAGTGGGTAGCTTCAGGTTTCTATAAAACTTCTGGTGAGTTTAGGATTGGCAGATATGAAACGGGTAAGTCGGTGAATTCCTTCTCCCACAAGGTTCGATGGTCAAAGGGCCCTCGTGGAACTGTTCTAATATATCCCCAAAAGGGGGATGTTTGGGCCCTCTTCAGAAATTGGTCTGCTGACTGGAATCAGAATACACCTGATGATGTTATACACAAGTATGACATGGTCCTAGTTCTTGATGATTACAATGAGGAGCAAGGAATTTCAGTAGCTCCTCTCATCAAAGTTGCTGGTTTTAAGACAGTCTTTCGTCCAGACTTGAATCCGGAGAAGATGATTAGAATAACCAGAGAAGAGATGTTTCGTTTCTCTCATCAGGTCCCAAGCCACTTGCTTACAGGTGAAGAAGGTCAAAATGCTCCAAAGGGTTGCCAGGAGCTTGATCCAGCTGCTACTCCATTGGAGCTTCTTCAGACAGTAACAGAAACTAATGAGGTGCCAGCCATGCAGAACGACAAGGAGGCTAATGGAGGTTCATCACAGAAAGTTCAGGAAACAAAAACTAGTGAGGCTGCTGATCATACTCTCAAATCTAGGGAAGGCGGGATGGTAGAAAGTGAAGGAGCTCCATGA